Proteins encoded by one window of Paenibacillus urinalis:
- a CDS encoding SpoVR family protein, with translation MSNEINELEYAIAEIMEIADGFGLDYYPMRYEICPADIIYTFGAYGMPTRFSHWSFGKTFQKMKMQYDFGLSKIYELVINSNPCYAFLLDGNSLIQNKLIVAHVLAHCDFFKNNARFSASNRNMVESMSATADRISQYELEYGTEAVESFIDAVLAIQEHVDPQLIKPQHLDKQRYMELKMKQQKETKVIRPPGRYDDIWAIGEPVESAEEQQQQKVRRFPPEPEKDIMWFIQEFSETLTDWQRDIMSMLREEMLYFWPQMETKIMNEGWASYWHQRIIRELDLTSEETVEYAMLNASVVQPSKQSLNPYYLGVKIFEDIERRWDHPTLEEQERFGRKPGQGRSKMFEVREYDSDTSFIRNYMTKGLVEDLDLYVFEKKGPEWKITDKSWENIRDQLIYARVNGGSPYLVVHDGDYLRTGELMLKHQYEGIELDLKYMERTLPYVYKLWGRTVHLETIIEDKPVQFTFDGKKIHRKLLN, from the coding sequence ATGAGCAATGAGATCAATGAACTGGAATATGCAATTGCAGAAATCATGGAGATCGCCGACGGATTTGGGCTTGATTATTATCCGATGCGTTATGAGATCTGCCCTGCTGACATCATATACACTTTCGGTGCCTATGGTATGCCGACTCGATTCAGCCATTGGAGCTTCGGCAAGACGTTCCAGAAGATGAAGATGCAGTATGACTTTGGTCTGAGCAAAATATATGAGCTCGTCATTAACTCCAATCCATGCTACGCCTTCCTGCTCGATGGAAACTCCCTGATTCAGAATAAGCTTATTGTAGCCCATGTGCTTGCACACTGTGATTTTTTCAAGAACAATGCCCGCTTCTCAGCCTCCAACCGCAATATGGTGGAGAGCATGTCAGCGACGGCAGACCGAATCAGCCAGTATGAGCTTGAATATGGTACGGAAGCCGTGGAATCCTTTATTGATGCGGTCCTCGCTATTCAGGAGCATGTAGATCCGCAGCTGATCAAGCCTCAGCATCTCGACAAGCAGCGTTACATGGAATTGAAAATGAAGCAGCAAAAAGAAACCAAAGTCATTCGCCCTCCCGGACGATATGACGATATTTGGGCCATCGGCGAACCTGTAGAATCTGCAGAAGAGCAGCAGCAGCAGAAGGTTCGCCGCTTCCCTCCTGAACCAGAGAAGGACATCATGTGGTTCATACAGGAATTTTCCGAAACACTAACCGATTGGCAGAGAGACATCATGAGCATGCTTCGTGAAGAGATGCTCTATTTTTGGCCCCAAATGGAAACCAAGATTATGAACGAAGGCTGGGCTTCCTACTGGCATCAACGTATTATACGCGAGCTGGACCTGACAAGTGAAGAAACCGTGGAATATGCCATGCTCAATGCCTCTGTTGTACAGCCGTCGAAGCAAAGCCTGAACCCTTATTATCTTGGAGTCAAAATCTTCGAGGATATCGAACGCCGCTGGGATCACCCGACTCTTGAGGAGCAGGAGCGCTTTGGCCGTAAGCCAGGGCAAGGAAGGTCCAAAATGTTCGAGGTTCGCGAATACGATTCAGACACCTCGTTCATCCGCAACTACATGACAAAGGGCCTGGTCGAAGACCTCGACCTGTATGTGTTTGAGAAAAAGGGACCCGAATGGAAAATTACCGACAAGTCCTGGGAAAATATTCGGGATCAGCTGATCTATGCCAGAGTCAATGGCGGCTCACCGTATCTCGTCGTGCATGACGGAGATTATCTTCGTACCGGCGAGCTGATGCTTAAGCATCAGTACGAAGGTATTGAACTTGACTTGAAATATATGGAACGCACGCTTCCTTACGTATATAAATTATGGGGTCGAACGGTACATCTTGAGACCATTATCGAAGATAAACCGGTGCAATTTACATTTGATGGGAAAAAGATCCACCGCAAACTGTTAAATTAA
- the yhbH gene encoding sporulation protein YhbH, whose product MPDSRHPYSFVVSKEDWSLHRKGYQDQQRHQQKVKDIIKQNLPDLITEENIIMSDGQQIIKVPIRSLDEYRFVYNYQKQKHVGQGDGDSQVGDVIGRDPAGQKPGKGEKAGDQPGHDIVEAEISIEELENMLFSELELPHLKQKDKEQIETHNIVFNDIRKKGMQSNIDKKRTILENLRRNATSGNPGIHHISPDDLRYKTWDDTVIPHSNAVIIAMMDTSGSMGSFEKYCARSFFFWMTRFLRKQYEKVEIVFVAHHTEAKEVTEEEFFTRGESGGTICSSAYMKALEIIDRRYPPSSYNIYPFHFSDGDNLTSDNERCVKLIGELLKRSNMFGYGEVNQYNRSSTLMSAYRNIKMDQFMYYVIKEKGEVYKALRTFFHNKEGGSAS is encoded by the coding sequence ATGCCAGATTCTCGCCATCCTTACTCGTTTGTCGTTTCCAAAGAAGATTGGTCGCTTCACCGTAAAGGGTACCAAGACCAGCAGCGTCATCAGCAGAAGGTGAAAGATATCATTAAGCAAAACCTGCCCGATCTTATTACGGAAGAAAATATTATCATGTCCGATGGCCAGCAAATCATCAAGGTTCCAATCCGGAGTCTGGATGAATATCGCTTTGTGTACAATTATCAGAAGCAGAAGCATGTCGGCCAGGGTGACGGGGACAGCCAGGTCGGTGATGTCATCGGCCGCGATCCTGCGGGACAAAAACCCGGCAAGGGTGAAAAGGCTGGCGATCAGCCAGGTCACGATATTGTCGAAGCTGAGATCAGCATTGAAGAATTGGAGAACATGCTGTTCTCTGAATTGGAACTGCCGCATTTAAAGCAAAAGGATAAGGAACAAATTGAAACGCACAACATCGTGTTTAACGATATCCGCAAAAAAGGAATGCAATCCAACATTGATAAGAAACGGACCATTCTTGAGAACCTGAGACGGAACGCCACAAGCGGAAACCCGGGCATCCACCACATCAGTCCGGATGATCTGCGTTACAAGACCTGGGACGATACCGTGATTCCGCATTCTAACGCTGTTATTATCGCAATGATGGACACTTCCGGTTCTATGGGGTCCTTTGAAAAATACTGCGCACGCAGCTTTTTCTTCTGGATGACCCGCTTTCTTCGCAAGCAGTATGAAAAGGTAGAAATTGTCTTTGTCGCCCACCATACGGAAGCGAAAGAAGTAACCGAGGAAGAATTTTTCACCCGGGGAGAAAGCGGCGGTACCATCTGCTCCTCAGCATATATGAAGGCTCTTGAAATTATTGATCGGCGCTACCCTCCTTCAAGCTATAACATCTATCCCTTCCACTTCTCGGATGGAGACAATCTCACTTCTGACAACGAACGCTGTGTGAAGCTCATCGGTGAACTGCTGAAACGAAGCAATATGTTTGGCTATGGAGAAGTGAACCAATATAACCGCAGCAGTACACTGATGTCCGCTTATCGCAATATTAAAATGGATCAATTTATGTACTACGTGATCAAGGAGAAAGGCGAAGTCTACAAAGCGCTGCGCACCTTTTTCCACAACAAGGAAGGAGGAAGTGCTTCATGA
- the thrC gene encoding threonine synthase — MQYHSTRGHVSGVGFIDAFLMGLATDGGLLVPSTIPSLSTEQLEAWRNLSFQDLMLEIFSYYTNEEIPEAELKEMVYASYSTFRDEAVTPVRKLTDQIYLLELFHGPTFAFKDVALQLMGNLYTYVARKYNKQINILGATSGDTGASAIEGVRGKEGINICILHPNGKVSKVQELQMTTVQDSNVLNLSVEGNFDDCQRMIKQLFADVEFKNEHHLCAINSINIVRILAQTVYYFYAYFRVTDERPELTAAPLHFSVPTGNFGDIFAGYLASLMGLPVGKLILATNENNILEQFVNKGLYKPDQFHTTYSPSMDIQVASNFERYLYYVLGENAAQTEEYMKSFQEKGYIQIPEDILAKVQQEFAAYGVLGEECLDTIKKYHEQTTYLLDPHSACGVKAAEQKVGAQEVVVSLATAHPAKFNEAIELCGIEQKFPEQIARLTDLPTRKKLVDGTLDAVVAELLPFYNA, encoded by the coding sequence ATGCAATATCATAGTACTCGAGGACATGTAAGTGGAGTTGGTTTCATCGATGCATTTCTGATGGGGCTGGCAACGGATGGAGGTCTGCTTGTACCGAGCACAATACCTTCATTATCGACGGAACAGCTGGAAGCATGGCGGAATCTATCCTTTCAAGATCTCATGCTCGAAATTTTCTCCTATTATACAAATGAAGAAATTCCGGAAGCCGAGCTAAAAGAAATGGTGTATGCGAGCTACAGCACATTTCGTGATGAAGCTGTTACACCCGTGCGCAAGCTGACGGATCAAATATATTTGCTTGAGCTGTTCCATGGACCTACCTTTGCGTTCAAAGATGTCGCACTACAGCTGATGGGTAATCTATATACTTATGTCGCGCGCAAATACAATAAACAGATTAATATTCTCGGAGCAACCTCAGGGGATACCGGTGCATCTGCAATTGAAGGTGTTCGAGGAAAAGAAGGCATCAATATTTGCATTTTGCATCCGAATGGCAAGGTCAGCAAGGTTCAAGAGCTGCAGATGACGACAGTACAGGACAGCAACGTATTGAATCTTTCTGTTGAAGGTAATTTTGACGATTGCCAGCGCATGATCAAGCAGCTGTTTGCGGATGTAGAATTCAAGAATGAGCATCATCTCTGTGCGATCAATTCTATCAATATTGTGCGGATTCTCGCTCAGACGGTTTACTACTTCTATGCATACTTCCGGGTGACGGACGAGCGTCCGGAACTAACGGCTGCACCGCTTCATTTCAGCGTCCCGACAGGTAATTTTGGTGATATTTTTGCAGGATATCTTGCATCCCTGATGGGGCTTCCTGTTGGCAAGCTCATATTGGCTACGAATGAGAACAACATCCTCGAGCAGTTTGTAAATAAAGGGCTGTATAAGCCAGACCAATTCCATACGACTTACAGCCCGTCAATGGATATTCAGGTTGCTAGCAACTTTGAACGTTATTTGTATTACGTACTGGGAGAGAATGCTGCTCAGACGGAAGAATATATGAAGTCTTTCCAAGAGAAGGGCTACATTCAAATTCCCGAAGACATCCTAGCTAAAGTACAACAAGAGTTTGCAGCTTATGGAGTGCTTGGTGAAGAATGTTTGGACACAATCAAGAAGTATCATGAGCAAACGACCTATCTGCTCGATCCTCACTCGGCCTGTGGGGTAAAGGCAGCTGAGCAAAAGGTGGGAGCACAGGAAGTAGTCGTGTCGCTGGCTACAGCACATCCGGCCAAGTTTAATGAAGCCATCGAGCTGTGCGGGATTGAGCAGAAGTTCCCTGAGCAGATTGCAAGACTAACGGATCTGCCGACACGGAAGAAGCTGGTAGATGGAACGCTTGATGCTGTCGTGGCAGAGCTTCTCCCTTTTTACAACGCCTAA
- a CDS encoding sulfotransferase family protein: protein MKHFRDDQLVFLLCTPRSGSSLTTVMLQNHEEVFAAQEMWYLLSLADLQLAPVRPYGGTGIIRQFYNGIISEDLFHRAARSFGVEIYEGLLNQNGARKIIDKSPRYYILLEFLDAVFPESQRIGLFRNPLSVAASYKKVNAYSGEPFSLIEDLKQPIPGMKIVDLTAGLFRYATYFKGESAYSYKLQYEELVRQPEQQLRKLCEFIGISYREGMEQYGNPVSEEKADLFYSMGAGDPFLLNHTQAHVQSIDAWKDQLSPDEMDAYCRVLGARIFHDLGYSEELEEAQRITGVRYELSPDEATMERIEQQFLKSSGYIWKPDYELSTSSILTGTQFAGAVDDLELEAVQVNQIRDHRQASIQIAQLETRVRLLENRLTKSYMEKNHVEKQLIQLRSKLNRIKSILPFGNRLSSWAQGYLSGREGKS, encoded by the coding sequence TTGAAGCATTTCCGTGATGATCAACTCGTATTTTTGCTGTGTACGCCCAGAAGCGGAAGCTCACTTACAACAGTGATGCTGCAGAACCATGAGGAAGTGTTCGCCGCACAGGAGATGTGGTATTTGCTCTCACTTGCGGACTTGCAACTAGCTCCTGTACGCCCCTATGGAGGCACGGGGATTATCCGTCAATTCTATAATGGAATTATTTCAGAAGATTTGTTTCATAGAGCAGCACGCAGCTTCGGAGTGGAGATATATGAGGGATTATTAAATCAGAATGGCGCACGTAAGATCATAGATAAGTCGCCAAGATATTATATATTGCTAGAGTTTCTGGATGCCGTGTTTCCCGAATCGCAAAGAATTGGATTATTTCGTAACCCGCTATCTGTGGCTGCATCCTACAAGAAGGTCAATGCATATAGCGGAGAACCATTTTCACTGATTGAGGATCTCAAGCAGCCTATTCCTGGTATGAAGATCGTCGACCTTACAGCGGGGCTGTTCCGCTACGCTACGTATTTTAAGGGAGAATCGGCCTACTCCTACAAGCTTCAATATGAAGAGCTCGTGCGGCAGCCTGAACAACAATTACGCAAGCTGTGCGAGTTTATCGGTATTTCTTACCGTGAAGGAATGGAGCAGTACGGTAATCCGGTAAGTGAAGAAAAAGCGGATCTTTTTTACAGTATGGGGGCAGGGGACCCCTTCTTATTGAATCATACACAGGCGCATGTGCAGTCCATTGACGCTTGGAAGGATCAGCTTAGTCCTGATGAGATGGATGCCTATTGCCGAGTGCTGGGAGCACGAATATTTCATGATCTTGGGTACTCGGAGGAACTGGAAGAAGCACAGCGGATAACGGGCGTGAGGTATGAGCTCTCGCCAGACGAAGCGACGATGGAGCGGATTGAGCAGCAATTTTTGAAATCGAGCGGTTATATATGGAAGCCGGACTATGAATTAAGCACAAGTAGTATTCTTACAGGGACACAGTTTGCTGGAGCTGTAGATGACCTGGAATTAGAGGCTGTGCAAGTGAATCAGATCAGGGATCACAGGCAGGCTTCCATCCAGATTGCTCAGCTTGAAACGAGAGTCAGGCTGCTGGAGAACCGATTAACGAAGAGCTATATGGAGAAGAACCATGTGGAGAAGCAGCTGATCCAGCTTAGAAGCAAGCTTAATCGAATTAAATCCATACTGCCATTTGGGAACCGGCTGTCATCCTGGGCTCAGGGGTACTTGTCTGGAAGGGAGGGGAAATCATGA
- a CDS encoding asparagine synthase-related protein has protein sequence MSAIMGCFSRREPIMPEDMDPAGAYLTKYKWDRIHSWSDAHVFFSCHMQWVTPESVHEVLPLYDERRDITITADAIIDNRSELFDKLQIPLTERITISDSQLILEAYVKWGEDAPKHLLGDYVFMIWDSRKDQLFGARDESGRRSFYYIDDGVHFAFCSSMNPLFHMPYFNKELNEQWLAEFLAIRGMYESYDVHATAYRNVRQIPAAHWIKVGRQGVELRQYRYFEEIEPLYLKSDEEYEEAFRDVFDQAVRARVRTYKQVGTALSGGLDSGTVASFASPMLKLNGKELHAYSYVPVSGFEDWTSSRLIADETPYIQSTVNFVGNIRENYMNFAGKSPLTEVNDWLDIMETPYKFFENSFWIRGFYERAQEQGVGVMLTGAMGNFTISWGPALDYYAHLLRRGKLVHLAREVQQYSRLAEVPRGKLLPIIGRKAFPMLRRQRAAVGGTVEVPELIHPDFARRMEMHRQMKPYVVNKQTVYINALTARKENINNLAVANKNGAMATKLSMRYGLIERDPTNDPRVVRYCLSVPLEQYVQKGRDRALLRRSTVNYLPDNVRLNQTIRGVQPADWIYRIKPEWDIWVSELKRMTNDTSISDYLNIDQIHKGITKLDNPRLELAWDPEVRMLMHSLIVYRFLQQF, from the coding sequence ATGAGTGCCATCATGGGATGCTTTTCCCGCAGAGAGCCGATTATGCCTGAAGATATGGACCCCGCAGGAGCTTACTTGACGAAATATAAGTGGGATCGCATTCACTCATGGAGTGATGCTCATGTTTTTTTTAGCTGTCATATGCAGTGGGTGACCCCGGAGTCCGTCCATGAAGTGCTTCCCCTCTACGATGAAAGGCGGGATATCACCATCACTGCGGATGCGATTATTGATAATCGCAGTGAGCTGTTTGACAAGCTGCAGATCCCTCTTACAGAGCGAATCACGATTTCCGACAGCCAATTGATACTGGAAGCTTATGTGAAGTGGGGAGAAGATGCTCCTAAGCATTTATTAGGTGATTATGTCTTTATGATTTGGGATTCAAGGAAGGATCAATTGTTTGGTGCACGTGATGAGTCAGGCCGCAGGTCCTTTTACTATATAGATGATGGTGTGCATTTTGCGTTCTGCAGCTCGATGAATCCGCTCTTCCATATGCCTTATTTTAACAAAGAGTTAAACGAGCAATGGCTGGCCGAATTTCTGGCGATCCGCGGAATGTATGAATCCTATGACGTTCACGCCACTGCGTATCGTAATGTCAGACAGATTCCGGCTGCACATTGGATTAAGGTAGGCAGGCAGGGAGTCGAATTACGTCAATACAGATATTTTGAAGAAATAGAGCCGCTGTATCTGAAGTCGGATGAAGAATATGAAGAGGCCTTCCGAGATGTATTCGACCAGGCTGTTCGGGCAAGAGTCAGAACATATAAGCAAGTAGGCACAGCCCTCAGTGGTGGACTTGATTCAGGAACGGTTGCGAGCTTCGCCTCACCGATGCTGAAATTGAATGGCAAGGAGCTTCATGCCTACAGCTACGTACCTGTATCAGGCTTCGAGGATTGGACGTCCAGCCGGTTAATTGCAGATGAAACGCCTTACATTCAATCCACAGTGAATTTTGTAGGGAATATTCGAGAGAACTATATGAATTTTGCTGGCAAGAGTCCGCTGACGGAAGTGAATGACTGGCTGGACATCATGGAGACCCCCTACAAATTTTTTGAAAACTCATTCTGGATTCGGGGGTTTTATGAACGTGCACAGGAGCAGGGAGTAGGGGTAATGCTTACAGGGGCCATGGGAAACTTCACAATTTCATGGGGGCCGGCGTTAGACTACTATGCTCATTTATTGCGAAGAGGCAAGCTGGTTCACCTCGCAAGGGAAGTTCAGCAATACAGCCGTCTGGCCGAAGTACCGCGAGGCAAGCTGCTGCCGATTATCGGAAGAAAGGCTTTTCCCATGCTTCGCAGGCAGCGTGCGGCTGTGGGAGGAACAGTCGAAGTGCCTGAACTTATCCACCCGGATTTTGCTCGAAGAATGGAAATGCATCGGCAAATGAAGCCATACGTTGTAAATAAACAAACGGTTTATATTAACGCATTAACTGCACGAAAAGAAAATATAAATAACTTGGCCGTGGCTAACAAGAATGGGGCAATGGCAACGAAACTATCTATGCGATACGGGCTTATTGAACGTGATCCAACCAATGATCCAAGGGTGGTTCGATACTGTTTATCTGTTCCACTAGAGCAATATGTTCAAAAAGGACGAGATCGCGCTCTGCTGCGTCGCTCCACAGTGAATTACTTACCGGATAACGTGAGACTTAATCAGACTATACGAGGCGTTCAACCAGCGGATTGGATTTATAGAATTAAGCCGGAATGGGACATCTGGGTATCCGAGCTAAAACGAATGACTAATGATACTTCAATTTCAGACTACCTTAATATAGACCAGATTCATAAAGGAATTACTAAGCTGGATAATCCTCGTTTAGAACTTGCATGGGATCCTGAGGTTCGGATGCTGATGCACAGCCTGATCGTTTATCGTTTTTTGCAGCAATTCTAA
- a CDS encoding paeninodin family lasso peptide, with amino-acid sequence MQNNKMEWQIPSLEVLEMSETKQGTGFRQIDWISEHDADLYDPS; translated from the coding sequence ATGCAAAACAACAAAATGGAATGGCAAATACCTAGCCTTGAAGTTCTTGAAATGAGTGAGACTAAGCAAGGAACTGGATTCAGACAAATTGACTGGATCTCCGAGCATGATGCGGATTTGTATGATCCTAGCTAA
- a CDS encoding lasso peptide biosynthesis PqqD family chaperone, protein MKLETILQDVHYIQQEGHVVSDMNGDKVMMSIQSGKYYNLGRTGGRIWELLADGNTISEIVNILSAEYSIDQSTCGQQVELFMNSLLKEGLIKQKED, encoded by the coding sequence ATGAAATTAGAAACGATATTACAAGATGTCCACTATATTCAGCAAGAAGGACATGTTGTCAGTGACATGAATGGTGATAAAGTGATGATGTCAATTCAGTCAGGAAAGTATTATAACTTGGGCCGTACAGGTGGGCGAATCTGGGAACTACTTGCTGATGGCAACACGATTTCAGAAATTGTTAATATCTTATCTGCTGAATATTCAATCGATCAATCTACATGTGGTCAACAGGTAGAGCTATTTATGAATTCCCTCCTTAAGGAAGGATTAATTAAACAAAAAGAGGATTAA
- a CDS encoding lasso peptide biosynthesis B2 protein — protein MWSKTLLLRSFTKQKPAMRKLIIEAFFYLAYARVLNLRPFSKVAQMLDCENEETSYDRSSDLDPIRLKVAKAIDMTAKHTPWRSECLVTSIAGMKMLKRRNIQSTLYLGVARNESGGMSAHAWLRSGPMYVAGADEIEKYTVVGMFSNKNA, from the coding sequence ATGTGGAGCAAAACTTTATTACTTCGCTCTTTCACCAAACAAAAGCCTGCCATGAGAAAACTGATCATAGAGGCTTTCTTTTATTTGGCCTATGCACGAGTACTTAACCTGCGCCCTTTCTCAAAAGTTGCTCAGATGTTAGATTGTGAGAATGAAGAAACATCATATGATCGGAGCTCTGATCTCGATCCCATTAGACTGAAAGTTGCCAAGGCCATTGATATGACGGCTAAACATACTCCTTGGAGGAGTGAATGCCTTGTCACTAGTATTGCCGGGATGAAGATGCTGAAAAGACGCAATATTCAAAGTACGCTTTATCTAGGTGTTGCACGTAACGAAAGCGGAGGAATGAGTGCGCATGCTTGGCTTCGTAGTGGTCCCATGTATGTAGCTGGAGCAGACGAAATCGAGAAATATACCGTTGTAGGGATGTTCTCTAACAAAAATGCTTGA
- a CDS encoding nucleotidyltransferase family protein, whose protein sequence is MMSIQNNNIFVGESIEFQFMCDLLAEDRVTEQEIRQKYEVETIDWKEFNRLIYHHRIYPLIYARLQSFHEVVPLDVMDQIQKAVTHNTFYMMRLTAEMERVTSVLEQQNIKVIMLKGPILAFELYGDLAHRTSKDLDLLVNISDVDASLNVLEKAGYIKKYDTPFIMEGWKWKDHHISLFHPEHKTQIEVHWKLNPSGAKDISFQELWNRRQTITIVEHEVSYLGKEDLFMYLVSHGARHGWFRLRWLMDIDLILRKNNTIHNFEYYAELHESEFYAGQAYLLCSRLLRAPLTSKMKELVEHAHTIKLTEYALNLILEEPDKETGINYLKQIKSPKRRMIMLLGRLYPGPMDAELLPLPRKLHFLYIPLRPFLWMWRRIRQRMVLKGRHEYD, encoded by the coding sequence ATGATGAGTATTCAAAATAATAATATATTTGTCGGAGAATCCATTGAATTTCAATTCATGTGTGATTTACTAGCAGAAGATCGTGTAACTGAACAGGAAATTCGACAAAAATATGAGGTTGAAACAATAGATTGGAAGGAATTCAATAGATTAATTTACCACCACCGCATTTACCCGCTTATTTATGCACGATTACAATCATTCCACGAAGTAGTCCCATTGGATGTAATGGATCAAATTCAGAAGGCAGTGACGCATAACACTTTCTATATGATGAGACTGACGGCTGAAATGGAGCGAGTCACCTCAGTCCTGGAACAACAAAATATTAAGGTTATTATGTTAAAAGGGCCGATTCTTGCTTTCGAATTATATGGAGATCTTGCGCATCGAACTTCCAAGGATCTTGATTTACTGGTCAACATTAGTGATGTTGATGCCTCCCTAAATGTTCTAGAAAAAGCGGGTTATATTAAAAAGTATGATACCCCATTTATTATGGAAGGCTGGAAATGGAAGGACCATCATATCTCTCTGTTTCATCCGGAGCATAAAACGCAAATTGAGGTTCATTGGAAGCTTAATCCATCCGGAGCAAAAGACATTTCTTTTCAAGAATTGTGGAATAGAAGACAAACGATAACTATAGTTGAACACGAGGTGTCTTACCTAGGCAAAGAAGATCTATTCATGTATCTCGTCAGTCATGGAGCAAGACATGGATGGTTTAGACTTCGTTGGTTAATGGATATCGATCTCATATTACGTAAGAACAATACGATTCATAATTTTGAATACTATGCGGAACTGCATGAAAGTGAATTCTATGCAGGGCAGGCTTACCTGTTGTGTTCGAGATTATTGAGAGCCCCGCTTACAAGTAAAATGAAAGAATTAGTGGAGCATGCCCATACAATAAAATTAACGGAGTATGCATTAAATTTGATCCTTGAAGAACCTGATAAAGAAACAGGGATAAATTATCTGAAACAGATCAAATCTCCGAAACGACGAATGATCATGCTGCTAGGAAGGCTGTATCCAGGTCCGATGGATGCTGAATTATTGCCACTGCCCCGCAAGCTGCATTTTCTATACATACCTTTACGCCCTTTCCTATGGATGTGGCGCAGAATCAGGCAGCGCATGGTTCTTAAAGGGAGACATGAATATGATTGA
- the cysC gene encoding adenylyl-sulfate kinase: MFSKERRALSINKNPRVIWLTGLSGSGKTTLASHLEHVWKREGIPCYMLDGDQVRRGLNRDLGFSPEDRRENLRRIAEVSKLFLNSGTNVIAAFISPHEQDREMVKSMFEPGEFVEVYVKCSVEVCEQRDPKGLYQKAKRGEISNFTGISAGYDIPNKPDIIIDTELQDIELSVSLLVTALQRHALA, encoded by the coding sequence ATATTTTCTAAGGAGAGAAGGGCCTTGTCTATAAATAAGAATCCGAGAGTCATTTGGCTTACAGGCCTATCTGGATCTGGCAAGACGACACTTGCGTCCCATCTGGAACACGTTTGGAAGAGAGAAGGAATTCCCTGCTACATGCTGGATGGGGATCAAGTGCGCCGCGGTTTAAACCGGGACCTGGGATTCAGCCCAGAGGACCGCAGAGAAAATTTAAGGCGAATTGCAGAGGTATCTAAGCTATTTCTCAACTCAGGCACCAATGTCATCGCAGCGTTTATTTCTCCACATGAGCAAGATCGGGAAATGGTGAAATCCATGTTTGAGCCTGGGGAATTTGTAGAGGTGTATGTGAAATGTTCTGTCGAAGTCTGTGAACAGCGAGATCCGAAGGGATTATACCAAAAAGCAAAACGTGGTGAAATTTCGAATTTCACAGGGATATCAGCTGGATACGACATACCAAACAAGCCCGATATCATCATAGATACCGAGCTTCAAGATATTGAGCTGTCCGTCTCCTTACTCGTCACCGCGTTACAAAGACATGCCCTAGCTTAA
- the pdaA gene encoding delta-lactam-biosynthetic de-N-acetylase, translating into MKKLLVLGTIIAILISGTQMVHASSVKDAFHFGFKKSKDGQSASINEEGFKHILEKHGAIFMGDTKQKELYLTFDNGYENGYTPAILDVLKEKKVPAAFFVTGHYLKDKPDLVRRMSQEGHIVGNHSWSHPDLTITSNEKIKIELDQVKEETKRLTGKEYPYLRPPRGIFSDRTLEVSRGLGYTDVFWSIAYKDWDTNVQKGSQYAYDQVMKQLHPGAVILLHSVSKDNTEALGSIIDAARAQGYTFKSLDELKTKTY; encoded by the coding sequence ATGAAAAAGTTGCTCGTCCTGGGCACGATAATCGCAATCCTCATTTCAGGGACACAGATGGTCCATGCTTCCTCCGTGAAGGACGCATTTCATTTTGGGTTTAAGAAAAGCAAGGACGGACAATCAGCCTCCATTAACGAGGAAGGCTTTAAACATATTCTGGAGAAGCATGGTGCTATTTTTATGGGAGATACGAAGCAGAAGGAATTGTATCTGACCTTCGATAATGGGTATGAGAATGGGTATACACCAGCTATCCTGGATGTATTGAAAGAAAAGAAGGTGCCTGCTGCTTTTTTTGTAACAGGACATTATCTGAAGGACAAGCCGGACCTAGTTCGCCGGATGAGTCAAGAAGGACACATCGTTGGAAACCACTCCTGGAGCCATCCCGATCTCACGATAACTTCGAATGAAAAAATCAAGATCGAGCTGGACCAAGTCAAGGAAGAGACCAAGAGGCTGACAGGTAAAGAATACCCTTATCTCCGGCCACCTCGAGGAATATTTAGTGATCGAACGCTTGAAGTAAGTCGTGGTCTCGGATACACCGATGTATTCTGGTCCATCGCCTATAAGGATTGGGATACGAATGTTCAGAAAGGCTCGCAGTATGCCTATGATCAAGTGATGAAGCAGCTGCATCCGGGTGCTGTAATTCTGCTGCATTCGGTATCCAAGGACAATACAGAGGCACTTGGCTCCATCATAGATGCTGCGAGAGCTCAGGGCTACACCTTCAAAAGCTTGGATGAATTAAAGACCAAGACCTACTGA